A window of candidate division WOR-3 bacterium genomic DNA:
CATAACTCCAGGTGTCTGCGTTAAGCCACTTGTCGAGAACGGCAAGAAGCATGGAGAGCCTTTTTTGGTTGAATCCGTTGACGACCCTTGCCGGCACTCCAAATTTTGAAGGAACAGTGAGAGCTTCTACTTCAACGATAAATGAACGGTTTCCCTCGATAACCGACCCTCTGATTGTCCCCGGTGGTAAAATGCTTTTTTCTTTGTCAAGCAGTATTTCGGTCGCGTCTTTTACCTCTTCAAAACCGCTTTCGGTCATCCTGAAAATTCCTATCTCCTCGGTTGATCCGTAGCGGTTTTTGTAAGACCTGAGAATGCGAAAATCCTGCCTGCGGTCTCCTTCTATCGAGAGGAAAACGTCGACCAGGTGTTCGAGCGATCTTGGGCCTGCTAAATCACCGGACTTTGTTACTTGCCCGATCAAAAAAACAATGGCTCCGGTTTTTCGGGCAAAGTTGCACATCAGTTCGGAGACACTGCGGACTTGATTCACGCTGCCTGTAATGCTCTCTATGGCTGGATTGAAAACAGTCTGAACCGAATCGAGAATAACTACGTCGAATTTTCCGAGAGCAAGAGTTTTTAGAATTTCGTTCGAATCGTTCTCGGCTATAAACTTGAGTTTTTCGGAAGAAGCCCCGATTCTCCTTGCTCGCATTAAAAGCTGCTGCATGCTCTCTTCGGCTGTCATATAGAGTATGTTTTTTGAATTTTCAGCAGTGCTGGTAGCCGTCTGCAGGACAAAGGTAGATTTTCCTATGCCAGGTTCTCCGCTTATTAGTATCACCGATCCCGGTATCAAACCGCCTCCGAGGACTCTGTCGAATTCACCCATCCCGGAGAGCATCTTTTCCGAGTTTTCATCGAAAGCAGTTATATCTTTTATCCCGGCGTTAACTTTCGTGGAAGAAGATTCCTGAATTTCGACGACAGTGTCCCAGGATCCGC
This region includes:
- the radA gene encoding DNA repair protein RadA translates to MKKNTRAKFVCSNCGETLTRWQGTCPHCGSWDTVVEIQESSSTKVNAGIKDITAFDENSEKMLSGMGEFDRVLGGGLIPGSVILISGEPGIGKSTFVLQTATSTAENSKNILYMTAEESMQQLLMRARRIGASSEKLKFIAENDSNEILKTLALGKFDVVILDSVQTVFNPAIESITGSVNQVRSVSELMCNFARKTGAIVFLIGQVTKSGDLAGPRSLEHLVDVFLSIEGDRRQDFRILRSYKNRYGSTEEIGIFRMTESGFEEVKDATEILLDKEKSILPPGTIRGSVIEGNRSFIVEVEALTVPSKFGVPARVVNGFNQKRLSMLLAVLDKWLNADTWSYDIYCNVAGGLHVSDTALDLSVVLAVVSCYSGISVPARAIAFGEISLSGDVRPVKRQELRLKECKRLGYESVISPHLKKTGGFQVKNIPEAVKVLKELSANKRKDQ